A window from Seriola aureovittata isolate HTS-2021-v1 ecotype China chromosome 14, ASM2101889v1, whole genome shotgun sequence encodes these proteins:
- the mdh1ab gene encoding malate dehydrogenase 1Ab, NAD (soluble), with amino-acid sequence MSEPIRVLVTGAAGQIAYSLLFSIAKGDVFGKDQPITLLLLDITPMLPVLEGVVMELQDCALPLLRDIVPTDKEEVAFKDLDAAILVGSMPRKEGMERKDLLKANVAIFKSQGTALEKYAKKTVKVLVVGNPANTNCLIAAKSAPSIPKENFSCLTRLDHNRARSQVAMRCGVPATHVKNVIIWGNHSSTQYPDVHHCMVNMSGSELACFDAVKDDAWLKGDFIATVQLRGAAVIKARKLSSAMSAAKAICDHMRDIWSGTSEGEFISMGVYSSGNSYGVPDDLIYSFPVQIKDKSWKIVDGLAINDFSRLKMDATAAELIEERDTAVSFLGV; translated from the exons ATG TCTGAGCCTATTAGAGTTTTGGTGACCGGCGCTGCTGGGCAGATCGCCTATTCCCTCTTGTTCAGCATTGCCAAGGGAGATGTTTTTGGCAAAGATCAG CCAATCACCTTGCTCCTTTTGGACATCACACCCATGTTGCCAGTCCTGGAAGGTGTTGTCATGGAGCTGCAGGACTGTGCCCTCCCACTTCTGAGAG ACATTGTCCCCACCGACAAGGAGGAGGTGGCCTTCAAGGACCTGGACGCTGCCATCTTGGTGGGCTCCATGCCCAGGAAGGAGGGCATGGAGAGGAAAGACCTGCTCAAAGCCAACGTGGCCATCTTCAAGAGCCAGGGAACCGCCCTGGAGAAGTATGCCAAGAAGACAGTCAAG gtGCTGGTTGTGGGAAACCCTGCCAACACCAACTGTCTGATTGCAGCCAAGTCTGCTCCCTCCATCCCCAAAGAGAACTTCTCCTGCCTCACCCGTCTGGACCACAACAGGGCTCGCTCTCAG GTGGCAATGCGCTGTGGCGTCCCGGCCACCCATGTGAAGAATGTGATCATTTGGGGAAACCACTCGTCCACCCAGTACCCAGACGTGCACCACTGCATGGTCAACATGTCTGGTAGTGAGCTCGCCTGCTTCGATGCAGTCAAGGATGATGCCTGGCTCAAAGGAGATTTCATTGCT ACGGTGCAACTGAGAGGCGCTGCAGTCATCAAGGCCAGGAAGCTGTCCAGTGCAATGTCTGCAGCCAAGGCCATCTGTGACCACATGAGAGACATCTGGTCAGGCACCTCCGAG GGTGAGTTCATCTCTATGGGTGTTTACTCCTCTGGCAACTCCTATGGAGTCCCAGACGACCTCATCTACTCATTCCCTGTCCAGATCAAG GACAAGTCCTGGAAGATTGTGGATGGCCTGGCCATCAATGATTTTTCCCGATTGAAGATGGACGCCACAGCAGCGGAGCTGATAGAAGAGAGGGACACAGCTGTGTCTTTCCTGGGTGTATGA